GCCTGCCACCACGCTGTCGGGTGGCGAGGCGCAGCGCGTCAAGCTTGCAGCCGAACTCCAGAAGCGCTCGAACGGCAGGAGCATCTACGTCCTCGATGAGCCCACCACAGGGCTGCATTTCGAGGACATCCGGAAACTCCTGATGGTTCTCCAGGGGCTGGTGGACAAAGGCAACACCGTCATCACCATCGAACACAACCTGGACGTCATCAAGTCAGCCGACTGGATTGTGGACCTCGGTCCCAACGGTGGATCGGGCGGTGGCCGGATTATCGCTACGGGAACACCCGAGCAAGTGGCGAAATCCACTGAGAGCCACACCGCAACATTCCTGGCCGAGATTCTGGGATAGAAGTATTCCGGTAGCGGCATGCGAGTTTCAGGCATGCCGCTACTCGTGAGAAACTAACCCGGTGAGTCAAACAAAGGTGCCCGTAATATTCGATCTGGACGGCACCCTTGTCGATCCTGCCGGCGGTATAACTGGGGGAATCTCGGCTGCCCTCAGGGAAATGGACCTTCCCGTACCGGAGCAGGCCATCCTGAATTCCATGGTGGGACCCAAGCTCAGTGATTCGCTCCTGCATTTGGCGAATGTCCCCACCGATTTGGTGGACCAGGTTATTGATCGCTATCGGCGCCACTACAAAGAATCCGGTATCGCCCAGAGCAAGCTTTACCCGGGTATTTACGATCTTCTTCAGTACTTTGCTGAGTCCGGCCGTCCGGTGGCAGTAGCTACCCAAAAACCACAGTCCATTGCCCGCCTTGTCCTTGAGCATCACGGCATTGCCGACTTCTTCGTCTCCATACGGGGCGCCGCCGACGACGAGTCACTGGGCGCCAACACGGCCTCCGGCAAAGTGGAAATCGTGGGCGCAGCCCTGGCCGACCTGCACTCGCAACCCGCAGTCATGGTGGGGGACAGGCACCAGGACGTAGCTGGTGCGATGGCCAACGGACTGGACTGCATCGGCGTCGGCTGGGGTTTTGCACCCGATGGCGAACTCGAGCAGGCCGGTGCAGTGACCGTGGTAGCAACCGCGCTTGAACTGAAAAGCACAATTGAAGAACTTGACGCTGTCCGCACGGCAGCCCTGAGCGAGGTACAAAACGATGGCAGTCTTTGATGCGATCCGGTGGACTACCCGCGGGCTCATTTCCTCCACGTGCCGCCCTACGGTCATTGGGCTGGAAAACGTACCCACTGACGGTCCGTTCATTGTTGCCCCCAATCATCTTTCCTTCCTGGACAGCGTGATCGTGCAGGCATTGATGCCCCGTCCGGTCGCGTTCTTTGCCAAAGCGGAATATTTCACCACCAAGGGCGTCAAGGGCGCCGTGATGAAATCCTTCTTTGAGGCTGTTGGTTCCATCCCCGTGGAGCGGGGCGAGCAGGCTGCAAGCGTCCAGGCGCTGAAGACCCTGCTGGATATCCTGGAGTCTGGCAAGGGCATCGGCATCTACCCCGAGGGCACAAGGTCCCGTGATGGAATCCTCTACCGTGGTCGCACAGGCGTGGGCTGGCTTGCGCTGACTACCGGCGCCCCAGTCATCCCAGTGGGACTGATCGGCACCGAGAAGCTGCAGCCGGCGGATAAGAACGCAGTCCGGCCCCAGCACTTCACCATGAAGGTCGGCGAACCGCTCTACTTCGAGAAGACGGGCCCGGATCATTCCCTGCCGGCCCGCCGCGAGGTCACGGACAAGATCATGGATGCCATTGCCCTGCTCAGCGGCCAGGAACGGTCCACGAGCTACAACCAGAGCAAGTCCGTGGACTAGCCACCCAGGTCTTCGGCTTGTCCGTGGCATCCGGTGTCGGTCCGGTTCACTAGACTGGAAACGTGGCAGATCCAGCAAGTTACCGACCCCAGACGGGTGAAATTCCCACCACGCCGGGTGTCTACCGTTTCCGCGACCCCCATGGCCGGGTCATCTATGTAGGCAAGGCCAAGAACCTCCGCTCGCGGCTGAACTCGTACTTCGCCAACCCGGCAGGTTTGCTCCCCAAGACCCATGCCATGGTCCACGCGGCCAGCAGCGTCGAATGGACCGTGGTTGGCAGTGAACTCGAGTCGCTGCAGCTCGAATACACGTGGATCAAGGAATTCAAGCCACGCTTCAATGTCGTCTTCCGTGACGACAAAACGTATCCCTACCTCGCGGTGACCATGGGCGAAAAATACCCCAGGGTGCAAGTCATGCGTGGCGAGCGGAGGAAAGGGACCAGGTACTTTGGGCCCTACACAGCCGGGGCCATCCGGGAAACCATGGACACCCTCCTGAGGGTATTCCCGGTCCGCAGCTGCAGTGCGGGAGTCTTCAAGCGGGCAGTATCCAGCGGACGGCCGTGCCTCCTTGGCTACATCGACAAATGTTCAGCGCCATGTGTCGGCAGGGTCACTCCCGATGAGCACCGGGTGCTCGCAGAGGACTTTTGTTCGTTCATGGGCGGAGAAGCCAAACGCTTCATCAGCCGGCTGGAGAAAGAGATGGCATCGGCGGTAGCCGACCTCGATTACGAGCGCGCGGCCGGGCTCAGGGATGACATCATCGCCCTGCGCAAGGTCTTTGAGCGCAACGCCGTGGTCCTCGCCGAAGACACCGATGCCGACATCTTCGCCTTGCATGATGACGAGCTGGAGGCCTCGGTCCAGGTCTTCCATGTGCGCGGCGGCCGAGTCCGCGGCCAGCGGGGATGGGTGGTTGAGAAGGTCGAGGATGCCACCACGCCCGAACTCATCGAACATCTGCTGCAGCAGGTCTATGGCGAAGACAGCGAAGTCCAGGGGCGCATCCCACGGGAAGTCCTTGTCCCGGAAAACCCCAGCAACCACGCAGAGCTCGCCGAATGGCTAGGAGGCCTGCGCGGCGCCAAGGTGGACATCAGGGTGCCCCAGCGAGGCGACAAGGCTGCTTTGATGTCCACTGTCCGCGAAAACGCGGAGCAGGCCCTCAAGTTGCACAAGACCCGGCGCGCCGGCGACATCACTGTCCGGTCCTTGGCGCTCCAAGAACTCCAGGAAGCCCTTGACATACCCGTGCCGCTGCTGCGCATCGAGTGCTTCGACATCTCGCATGTGCAAGGCACAAACGTGGTGGCGTCCATGGTGGTGGTCGAGGATGGCCTGCCCAAGAAAGCTGACTACCGCAAGTTCTCCATCACGGGTGCCGCAGCAGCAGACGACACCGCAGCCATGCATGACGTCCTGACGCGTAGGTTCCGGCATTACCTGGCGGATAAAGTCGCACAGGTGCCTGTTGTTTCCGGCGAAATCAGCAACCCTGCACGGCCCGGAAGCGGCCGCGCAGGTGAGGTGCCGCCGTCGGACCCCACCATGCCCGCACCCAAAGCCAAGTTCGCCTACCCACCCAACCTGGTGGTGGTGGACGGCGGACAACCGCAGGTCAACGCGGCATCGCGTGCCCTTGCGGAGTTGGGAATCGACGACGTCTACGTCGTGGGCCTCGCCAAGCGGCTTGAAGAAGTCTGGTTGCCCGACAGCGACTTCCCGGTGATCCTGCCCCGAACCTCCCAGGGCCTGTACTTGCTCCAGCGGATTCGTGACGAAGCCCACCGCTTTGCCATCACCTTCCACCGGCAAAAGCGCGGCAAGGCCATGACAGTTTCCGTGCTGGACGGGGTGCCAGGCCTCGGTGAAGCCAAACGCAAGGCCTTGGTGGCCCATTTCGGGTCACTCAAGAAAATCCGCGCCGCGTCGGTGGAGGAGCTCACCTCCGCCAAGGGCATCGGCCCTGCTTTGGCTGCCG
This Paenarthrobacter sp. GOM3 DNA region includes the following protein-coding sequences:
- a CDS encoding HAD hydrolase-like protein; translated protein: MPVIFDLDGTLVDPAGGITGGISAALREMDLPVPEQAILNSMVGPKLSDSLLHLANVPTDLVDQVIDRYRRHYKESGIAQSKLYPGIYDLLQYFAESGRPVAVATQKPQSIARLVLEHHGIADFFVSIRGAADDESLGANTASGKVEIVGAALADLHSQPAVMVGDRHQDVAGAMANGLDCIGVGWGFAPDGELEQAGAVTVVATALELKSTIEELDAVRTAALSEVQNDGSL
- a CDS encoding lysophospholipid acyltransferase family protein — its product is MAVFDAIRWTTRGLISSTCRPTVIGLENVPTDGPFIVAPNHLSFLDSVIVQALMPRPVAFFAKAEYFTTKGVKGAVMKSFFEAVGSIPVERGEQAASVQALKTLLDILESGKGIGIYPEGTRSRDGILYRGRTGVGWLALTTGAPVIPVGLIGTEKLQPADKNAVRPQHFTMKVGEPLYFEKTGPDHSLPARREVTDKIMDAIALLSGQERSTSYNQSKSVD
- the uvrC gene encoding excinuclease ABC subunit UvrC, with protein sequence MADPASYRPQTGEIPTTPGVYRFRDPHGRVIYVGKAKNLRSRLNSYFANPAGLLPKTHAMVHAASSVEWTVVGSELESLQLEYTWIKEFKPRFNVVFRDDKTYPYLAVTMGEKYPRVQVMRGERRKGTRYFGPYTAGAIRETMDTLLRVFPVRSCSAGVFKRAVSSGRPCLLGYIDKCSAPCVGRVTPDEHRVLAEDFCSFMGGEAKRFISRLEKEMASAVADLDYERAAGLRDDIIALRKVFERNAVVLAEDTDADIFALHDDELEASVQVFHVRGGRVRGQRGWVVEKVEDATTPELIEHLLQQVYGEDSEVQGRIPREVLVPENPSNHAELAEWLGGLRGAKVDIRVPQRGDKAALMSTVRENAEQALKLHKTRRAGDITVRSLALQELQEALDIPVPLLRIECFDISHVQGTNVVASMVVVEDGLPKKADYRKFSITGAAAADDTAAMHDVLTRRFRHYLADKVAQVPVVSGEISNPARPGSGRAGEVPPSDPTMPAPKAKFAYPPNLVVVDGGQPQVNAASRALAELGIDDVYVVGLAKRLEEVWLPDSDFPVILPRTSQGLYLLQRIRDEAHRFAITFHRQKRGKAMTVSVLDGVPGLGEAKRKALVAHFGSLKKIRAASVEELTSAKGIGPALAAAVVQHLGSTADSDEAAPAINMTTGEILES